The following are from one region of the Rhipicephalus microplus isolate Deutch F79 chromosome 1, USDA_Rmic, whole genome shotgun sequence genome:
- the LOC119159614 gene encoding phospholipid scramblase 2 — MSYPPYAPADGAYPPAQAYPPPNVGYAPPSPGYPHGYPADQGYPPPAQGYPPPAQGYPPPMQGGYPPAMGYPPPQGDVQFMPMAPGTPVMQPPAMGGGGYPAPGGEIAPMGVSPGIPSCPPGLEYLTAIDQLLVHQKVEILEAFLGFETQNKYTIKNSMGQKVYKAVEDTDCCSRNCCGPNRPFDIKLTDNAGNEVIHLQRDLRCSSCCFPCCLQKLEVSSPPYTPIGYVAQEWSICVPKFRVENAEGETVLRIEGPFCTWSICGDVEFKVLSKDGAVEVGRISKQWSGLLKESFTDTDNFGVSFPMDLDVKIKAVLLGALFLIDYMFFEKTGNKENDRPGML; from the exons ATGAGCTATCCTCCCTATGCTCCTGCTGATGGAGCCTACCCACCAGCTCAGGCCTACCCACCACCTAATGTGGGCTATGCACCGCCTAGTCCAGGCTACCCTCACGGTTACCCTGCTGACCAAGGTTACCCACCACCTGCCCAAGGATACCCACCACCTGCTCAAGGCTACCCTCCACCTATGCAGGGTGGTTATCCACCTGCTATGGGCTATCCACCTCCACAGGGAGATGTTCAGTTTATGCCAATGGCTCCAGGAACACCTGTCATGCAGCCTCCAGCGATGGGAGGGGGCGGTTACCCTGCTCCTGGCGGAGAAATTG CACCGATGGGAGTGTCGCCTGGTATTCCAAGCTGCCCGCCCGGTTTAGAATACCTCACGGCAATAGATCAGCTGTTGGTGCACCAGAAAGTGGAGATACTGGAAG CATTTCTTGGGTTTGAAACTCAGAACAAGTATACCATTAAGAACAGCATGGGCCAGAAAGTCTACAAAGCTGTGGAAG ACACCGATTGTTGCTCTCGAAATTGCTGCGGTCCTAACCGCCCCTTTGACATCAAGCTCACTGACAATGCTGGCAATGAAGTGATCCATCTGCAGAGGGATTTACGCTGTAGCTCCTGCTGCTTTCCGTGCTGCCTGCAG AAGCTTGAAGTGTCATCGCCTCCATACACGCCCATCGGGTACGTGGCTCAAGAGTGGAGCATCTGTGTACCCAAGTTCCGAGTTGAAAACGCAGAAGGGGAGACTGTACTGAGGATTGAGGGCCCCTTTTGCACCTGGAGCATCTGTGGAGATGTCGAATTCAAG GTGCTGTCCAAGGATGGTGCAGTAGAAGTCGGCCGCATCAGCAAGCAGTGGTCGGGGCTGCTGAAAGAGTCATTCACTGACACGGACAATTTTGGCGTCAGCTTTCCCATGGACTTGGATGTTAAAATCAAGGCTGTCCTCCTTGGGGCTCTTTTCTTAATT GATTACATGTTCTTCGAGAAGACCGGCAACAAGGAGAATGATAGGCCCGGCATGCTGTAG